Proteins found in one Saccharopolyspora phatthalungensis genomic segment:
- the nirB gene encoding nitrite reductase large subunit NirB translates to MTRTLVVVGHGMVGHRLVETLRERDAANTWRITVLGEEPRPAYDRVALSSYLDGKSAEDLSLTSHELLDDPMVDLRLNTAVTGIDPAGHTVSTSDGAELRYDALVLATGSRPFVPPVPGHDLDGCFVYRTIEDLDAIRAASVEGKPGVVIGGGLLGLEAANALRLLGMRAHIVEMAPRLMPLQVDEGGGQVLSRLVGDLGLAIHCGAATKSVDGEDRVRSVTLADGTVIDTDIVVFSAGVRPRDELAVLAGLARAERGGILVDESCRTSDENIWAIGECAAVQGRCYGLVAPGYSMAEGVAEQLLGLGEGIFPGADLSTKLKLLGVDVASFGDAHGQTEGALEVVYANNAAGTYAKLVLSDDARVLLGGVLVGDAGAYSVLRPLIGRELPAPPEQLLLPAGSGLDTGALPADATVCSCNNVTKQDITTAIAEQGLTDVPGVKRCTKAGTSCGSCVPMLKNLLAECGVSTSKALCEHFPQSRSELFEIVQATGVGSFSELIGKHGTGRGCDICKPAVASILASLGHGHILDGEQAGLQDTNDRFLANMQRNGTYSVVPRVPGGEITPEKLIVLGEVAKEFGLYTKITGGQRIDLFGARVEQLPLIWRRLVDAGFESGHAYGKALRTVKSCVGNDWCRYGVQDSVSMAIRLELRYRGLRAPHKIKAGVSGCARECAEARGKDFGVIATDKGWNLYVGGNGGFTPRHAELLAADLDDEQLIRLIDRFLMFYVRTADRLQRTSAWLEALEGGLDHLREVIVEDSLGIADELEAAMRRHVANYCDEWAGVLADPGKLARFVSFVNAPDAPDPTIRFIQERGQIRPGPVALPMPVISNQEVRA, encoded by the coding sequence ATGACCCGCACGCTCGTCGTCGTCGGCCACGGCATGGTCGGACACCGGCTCGTCGAAACGCTCCGGGAACGCGACGCCGCCAACACCTGGCGGATCACCGTTCTCGGCGAGGAGCCCCGCCCCGCCTACGACCGGGTCGCGCTCTCGTCGTACCTGGACGGCAAGAGCGCCGAGGACCTCAGCCTGACCAGCCACGAGCTGCTGGACGATCCGATGGTCGACCTGCGGTTGAACACCGCCGTGACCGGCATCGACCCGGCCGGCCACACGGTGTCCACATCGGACGGAGCGGAGCTGCGGTACGACGCGTTGGTGCTGGCCACCGGCTCGCGCCCGTTCGTGCCCCCGGTGCCCGGCCACGACCTCGACGGCTGCTTCGTCTACCGCACCATCGAGGACCTCGATGCGATCCGCGCCGCCTCGGTCGAGGGCAAGCCCGGTGTCGTCATCGGCGGCGGGCTGCTCGGTCTGGAGGCCGCCAACGCGCTGCGGCTGCTGGGCATGCGGGCGCACATCGTGGAGATGGCCCCGCGGCTGATGCCCTTGCAGGTCGACGAAGGCGGCGGCCAGGTGCTCAGCCGGCTGGTCGGCGACCTCGGCTTGGCGATCCACTGCGGCGCAGCCACGAAATCCGTTGACGGCGAAGATCGCGTCCGGAGCGTGACGCTGGCCGACGGCACCGTGATCGACACCGACATCGTGGTGTTCTCCGCCGGCGTCCGGCCCCGCGACGAACTCGCCGTACTCGCCGGGCTGGCGCGGGCCGAACGCGGCGGCATCCTGGTCGACGAGAGCTGCCGCACCAGCGACGAAAACATCTGGGCCATCGGCGAATGCGCCGCCGTGCAGGGCCGCTGCTACGGCCTGGTCGCGCCCGGCTACAGCATGGCCGAAGGCGTCGCCGAGCAACTGCTGGGCCTCGGCGAGGGGATCTTCCCCGGCGCGGACCTGTCCACCAAGCTCAAGCTGCTGGGTGTCGACGTCGCCAGCTTCGGCGACGCCCACGGCCAGACCGAAGGCGCTCTGGAGGTCGTCTACGCCAACAACGCCGCCGGAACCTACGCCAAGCTCGTCCTCAGCGACGACGCGCGGGTCCTGCTCGGGGGCGTGCTGGTCGGCGACGCTGGGGCCTACTCGGTGCTGCGCCCGCTGATCGGCCGCGAACTGCCCGCGCCGCCGGAGCAACTACTGCTGCCCGCCGGATCGGGCCTGGACACCGGCGCCCTGCCCGCCGACGCCACGGTGTGCTCCTGCAACAACGTGACCAAGCAGGACATCACCACTGCGATCGCCGAGCAGGGGCTCACCGATGTGCCCGGCGTCAAGCGCTGCACCAAGGCCGGCACCAGCTGTGGCTCGTGCGTCCCGATGTTGAAGAACCTGCTCGCCGAGTGCGGCGTAAGCACCTCCAAGGCGCTTTGCGAACACTTCCCGCAGTCCCGCTCGGAGCTGTTCGAGATCGTCCAGGCGACGGGGGTCGGCTCGTTCTCCGAGCTGATCGGCAAGCACGGCACCGGCCGCGGCTGCGACATCTGCAAGCCCGCGGTCGCCTCCATCCTGGCCAGCCTCGGCCACGGCCACATCCTGGACGGCGAGCAGGCCGGATTGCAGGACACCAACGACCGGTTCCTGGCCAACATGCAACGCAACGGCACCTATTCGGTGGTGCCGAGGGTTCCCGGCGGTGAGATCACCCCGGAGAAGCTGATCGTGCTCGGCGAGGTAGCCAAGGAGTTCGGGCTCTACACCAAGATCACCGGTGGGCAGCGCATCGACCTGTTCGGGGCGCGGGTGGAGCAGCTGCCGCTGATCTGGCGGCGGCTGGTCGACGCCGGGTTCGAATCCGGCCATGCCTACGGCAAGGCGCTGCGCACCGTGAAGTCCTGCGTCGGCAACGACTGGTGCCGCTACGGCGTGCAGGACTCGGTGAGCATGGCCATCCGGCTGGAGCTGCGGTACCGGGGCCTGCGGGCGCCGCACAAGATCAAGGCCGGAGTGTCCGGCTGTGCCCGCGAATGCGCCGAGGCGCGCGGCAAGGACTTCGGCGTGATCGCCACCGACAAGGGCTGGAACCTCTACGTCGGGGGCAATGGCGGCTTCACCCCGCGCCACGCCGAGCTGCTGGCCGCCGACCTCGACGACGAGCAGCTGATCAGGCTCATCGACCGGTTCCTGATGTTCTACGTGCGCACCGCCGACCGGCTGCAGCGCACCTCCGCGTGGCTGGAGGCGCTAGAGGGTGGGCTCGACCACCTGCGCGAGGTGATCGTCGAGGATTCCCTCGGCATCGCCGACGAGCTGGAGGCCGCGATGCGGCGCCACGTGGCGAACTACTGCGACGAATGGGCCGGGGTGCTGGCCGATCCCGGCAAGCTCGCCCGCTTCGTGTCCTTCGTCAACGCCCCCGACGCACCGGACCCGACGATCCGCTTCATCCAGGAGCGCGGCCAGATCCGGCCCGGCCCGGTTGCCCTGCCGATGCCCGTCATTTCGAACCAGGAGGTGCGCGCGTGA
- a CDS encoding uroporphyrinogen-III synthase, whose protein sequence is MTDELAGYTVAVTAARRADELGSLLERRGARVVHGPALRILPLADDTELRRASQDCVEDPPDAVVATTGIGFRGWIEAADGWGMGTELLDALRPAQLLARGPKARGAVRAAGLPDPWSPASESSAELLEHLLDQSLEGVRVAVQLHGQPLPDFVEALHCAGAKVIEIPVYRWTAPADITALENLLASVCAREIDAVTFTSAPAAASLLSLAAERRCRDELLDVLRGPVLVACVGPVTHAPLADHGVPAVIPQRFRIGALVRSLCDALPSRAPTLPVGGRELQVRGHAAVVDGVVKPLSPQGKTLLRALAERPGRVVSRRSLAEALNGAGNPADEHAVEQAVARLRAALGAPELVQTVIKRGYRLPLEPMRDAPRCADPHP, encoded by the coding sequence TTGACCGACGAACTCGCTGGTTACACCGTCGCGGTCACCGCAGCGCGACGGGCCGACGAGCTTGGTTCCCTGCTTGAGCGCCGCGGCGCGCGGGTCGTGCACGGCCCCGCGCTGCGGATCCTCCCGCTGGCCGACGACACCGAGCTGCGCCGGGCGAGCCAGGACTGCGTCGAAGACCCACCGGATGCGGTCGTGGCGACCACCGGCATCGGCTTCCGCGGCTGGATCGAAGCGGCCGACGGCTGGGGCATGGGCACCGAGCTTCTCGACGCGCTGCGCCCCGCACAGCTGTTGGCTCGGGGGCCCAAGGCGCGCGGCGCGGTGCGCGCCGCGGGTCTGCCCGACCCGTGGTCGCCGGCCTCGGAATCCTCCGCGGAACTGCTGGAACACCTGCTCGACCAGTCGCTGGAGGGGGTTCGGGTCGCGGTGCAGCTGCACGGCCAGCCGCTGCCGGACTTCGTCGAGGCGCTGCACTGCGCGGGCGCGAAGGTCATCGAGATCCCGGTCTACCGCTGGACCGCGCCCGCCGACATCACCGCGCTGGAGAACCTGCTCGCCTCGGTTTGCGCGCGGGAGATCGACGCGGTGACGTTCACCAGTGCGCCCGCCGCGGCCAGTCTCCTGTCGCTGGCGGCCGAGCGGCGCTGCCGGGACGAGCTCCTCGACGTGCTGCGAGGGCCGGTGCTGGTGGCCTGCGTGGGGCCGGTGACGCACGCGCCGCTGGCCGACCACGGCGTGCCTGCGGTGATTCCGCAGCGGTTCCGCATCGGTGCCCTGGTGCGGTCGCTGTGCGATGCGTTGCCCAGCCGCGCGCCGACGCTGCCGGTGGGCGGGCGCGAACTGCAGGTGCGCGGACATGCCGCGGTCGTCGACGGCGTGGTGAAGCCGCTTTCGCCGCAAGGGAAAACCTTGCTCCGGGCGCTCGCGGAGCGGCCCGGTCGAGTGGTGTCGCGGCGCAGCCTGGCCGAGGCGCTCAACGGCGCCGGGAACCCGGCCGACGAGCATGCCGTGGAACAGGCCGTGGCGCGGCTGCGGGCCGCCCTCGGAGCTCCCGAACTCGTCCAGACCGTGATCAAGCGCGGATACCGACTTCCGCTGGAACCGATGAGGGACGCCCCGCGATGCGCCGATCCGCACCCCTGA
- a CDS encoding EamA family transporter produces MRNLTNDAKSAGVAFAIASAFCFGGSGPFAKPLITAGFTPLQAAWLRLAGGAALMFPLVFRYASSVRRAPKLFAGYGLFAIAGVQVCYFASIATVPVGVALLIEFLGPVMVLGWIRFVRRRPVSRWAAIGVAIAMVGLACVVELWTGLSFDPVGLLLALGAAGCQATYFLLPESGPEVNPFALAGFGLLLGAAIVTPLAKPWELDWALLLGHVELAGKEFPALLAVGWIVVLSTVLAYLTGIVAVRRLTPQVAGAVAFLEPVVATLLAWVMLAEALGPIQLVGGVLILAGAYIAQRAAPTKTQASELAGV; encoded by the coding sequence GTGCGCAACCTGACCAACGACGCGAAGTCCGCGGGCGTGGCGTTCGCGATCGCCTCCGCGTTCTGCTTCGGCGGTTCCGGACCGTTCGCCAAGCCGCTGATCACCGCGGGGTTCACCCCGCTACAGGCGGCTTGGCTGAGACTGGCCGGAGGCGCGGCGCTGATGTTCCCGTTGGTATTCCGCTATGCGTCGTCCGTGCGCCGGGCGCCGAAGTTGTTCGCCGGGTACGGGCTGTTCGCCATCGCCGGGGTGCAGGTCTGCTACTTCGCCTCGATCGCCACGGTGCCGGTCGGGGTGGCGCTGTTGATCGAGTTCCTGGGCCCGGTAATGGTGCTGGGCTGGATCCGGTTCGTCCGGCGCAGGCCGGTGAGCCGCTGGGCGGCCATCGGCGTGGCGATCGCGATGGTCGGCCTGGCGTGCGTCGTGGAGCTGTGGACCGGGCTGAGCTTCGACCCGGTCGGCCTGCTGCTGGCGCTGGGCGCGGCGGGTTGCCAGGCCACCTACTTTCTGTTGCCGGAAAGCGGGCCCGAGGTCAACCCGTTCGCCCTCGCCGGTTTCGGGCTGCTGCTGGGTGCCGCGATCGTCACGCCGCTCGCGAAGCCGTGGGAGCTGGACTGGGCGCTACTGCTCGGCCACGTCGAGCTGGCAGGGAAGGAGTTCCCAGCATTGCTAGCGGTCGGCTGGATCGTCGTGCTGAGCACCGTGCTTGCGTACCTGACCGGGATCGTCGCGGTGCGCCGCCTCACGCCGCAGGTGGCCGGGGCGGTCGCGTTCCTGGAACCGGTGGTCGCCACGCTGCTGGCGTGGGTGATGCTCGCCGAGGCGCTCGGCCCGATCCAGTTGGTCGGCGGGGTCCTGATCCTCGCCGGCGCCTACATCGCACAGCGCGCAGCGCCGACGAAGACGCAGGCGTCCGAGTTGGCGGGGGTGTAG
- the nirD gene encoding nitrite reductase small subunit NirD gives MNWQQICELDLLAPEYGVPALVQNHPVALFRTRDDELFAVGNVDPFCGAGVMSRGIVGDRDGEPTVASPMLKQVFSLRTGQCLDDPDARLPVYPVRRRADVVEVAVP, from the coding sequence GTGAACTGGCAACAGATCTGCGAACTCGACCTGCTTGCGCCCGAATACGGGGTGCCCGCGCTGGTGCAGAACCATCCGGTGGCGCTGTTTCGCACCCGCGACGATGAGCTGTTCGCGGTCGGCAACGTGGACCCGTTCTGCGGCGCCGGGGTGATGAGCCGCGGCATCGTCGGCGATCGCGACGGAGAGCCCACGGTCGCCTCGCCGATGCTCAAGCAGGTGTTCTCGTTGCGCACCGGGCAGTGCCTGGACGATCCGGACGCGCGGCTACCGGTCTATCCGGTGCGCCGCCGCGCCGACGTGGTGGAGGTTGCCGTCCCTTGA
- a CDS encoding sirohydrochlorin chelatase — protein sequence MRRSAPLTPPLLLVAHGTRNPAGPRVVERIADAAATRLRVPVHIAYVDVIGPTVDEALREVVGPVVALPAFLAAGYHVRTDLPEQLAASGREDVTVCAPLGPAPEITEALLGRLVAVGWQPRDRIVFAAAGSSDERALADVSTAARMLGRRVGQWLQPSYVTTAAPATADVCGPADFIVPYLLAPGLFHRRLADLPVSGVAEPIGAHPSVIDLIIRRYRLAVRGDVSAA from the coding sequence ATGCGCCGATCCGCACCCCTGACTCCCCCGTTGCTGCTGGTGGCCCACGGCACTCGGAATCCCGCCGGACCGCGCGTGGTCGAACGCATCGCCGACGCGGCGGCCACCCGGCTACGGGTGCCGGTGCACATCGCATACGTCGACGTCATCGGCCCGACCGTCGACGAGGCGCTGCGCGAGGTCGTAGGGCCCGTGGTGGCCCTGCCCGCTTTCCTGGCAGCCGGCTACCACGTGCGCACCGACCTGCCGGAGCAGCTGGCGGCCAGCGGACGCGAAGACGTGACGGTCTGCGCCCCGCTGGGCCCGGCACCGGAGATCACCGAGGCGCTGCTGGGACGGCTGGTCGCGGTCGGCTGGCAGCCCAGGGACCGGATCGTGTTCGCGGCGGCCGGTTCGTCGGACGAGCGAGCGCTGGCCGACGTGAGCACTGCGGCGCGGATGCTCGGCCGCCGCGTCGGCCAGTGGCTCCAGCCGAGCTACGTCACCACCGCCGCGCCCGCGACCGCCGACGTCTGCGGCCCGGCCGACTTCATCGTGCCGTACCTGCTGGCCCCTGGGTTGTTCCACCGACGGCTTGCGGACCTACCGGTGTCCGGTGTCGCCGAGCCGATCGGTGCGCACCCGAGCGTGATCGACCTGATCATCCGCCGCTATCGGCTCGCGGTGCGCGGGGACGTTTCCGCCGCCTGA